Genomic window (Synergistaceae bacterium):
GGTCGTGTCGCTGATTGCTACGATCTTCACGCCTGCATCGTTCATTATCTTGGCCGCGTAGCTTCCGACGTTGCCGAAGCCCTGAACCACTGCGCGCATCTTCGTCGGGTCAATTCCCTTGATCTTCATCAGCTCGAACGCACACGCCGCAAGTCCTCTTCCTGTTGCCTCAGTCCTGCCCATTGCTCCCCAGTAGTCGATGGGCTTGCCGGTGAGCATTGCGGGCTCAAAGTGTCCGAGCATCTTGCAGATCGTGTCCATGATCCAGACCATTTCCTGGCCGCCGGTGTACATGTCGGGCGCGGGAACGTCGCTCCACCTTCCGATGATGGGTGCGATACGTGCACCGAACGTACGGGACATACGCTCCTTCTCCTTGCGCGACATATGAGTCGGGTCGCAGCAGATTCCGCCCTTGCCGCCGCCGTAAGGTATTCCCGCAAGAGAGCACTTCCACGTCATCAGCATCGCGAGGCCTTCGCACTCTTGGCCTGTAACGTCAAGCGCGTAACGTATACCGCCCTTCGACGGCCCTAACGCTGTCGAGTGCTGCACCCTGAACCCCTGAAACACTTTCACCGTGCCGTCGTCCATCTCCACAGGCACAGAAACGTCTACTCTCCTCTCAGGGTAGCTCAGAATCTGGATGAGTCCTTCGCTGAGATGCATCTCGTCCGCCGCGCTGTAGAAATCACGGAGCGCAGTGTCAAGGATGAGGTTGTTGGATCTTCTTCTTCCCGTTGCTTCATCAATCATGCTAACACCTTCAACTTCAAATTGTCTGTCAATTCGCAATATTTGTAACGGGGGGAAATTTTACAGGCACATTCCCGATTTGTCAAATTATGCGTATAATTCACGTGTACAAAATTTCACGGAGGTATCAGCAATGAGTACGGATATTCAGGACAAGAGCAAGGCATTATCTGTTCTGCGCAATGACATCGAGAGCAAGACCGGTTTCAGCTTCGTGAAGGTAGAGGACGGAGTGGCAGTGAGCGAGCTCGACCTTCAGGAGTTCCACTTCAACCCGTACGGGATTCCTTACGGCGGAGTCCTGTTCACGATGGCGGACGATACTGCGGCGATTGCGTTCCTGAGTGCGGGAGGCAACGGAGTAACGGTCAACGCACACGTAGACTACCTGAGGGGTTCAAGAGATGCCCAGAAGTTGATATGTACGGCGAAAGTACGCAAAGCGGGGCGGAGGATATTCTACATCGACGCAGGAATAACTAACGAGAAAGACGAAGACCTCTGCCGATTCAAATTTGTGTTCCTGAATATCTATGATTGAGAACTTGTTGTATAATACGGGAAATTTTTTTCGACAGGAGGATCTTCATAGAATGACCGCATTGATTCTTTGCAGTGTGCTGGTGTTGCTGGTGATGGCCGGGACGGCTAGGGCGGATGAGAATTATTCTCAGGACATAGTGGACGAAATACGCGGTTTCCTGATTGATGACGACTGGAAATTTGACTTCGACGACGAGAAGGGTATCTTCCGTTTCGGAGTGAACATCGGCGGAAAGATGAAGCACGTAAACTACTTCTTGCCTGTGCGTGATGACTCGTACACGGTATACGCGATCTCGCCGATAAACGGTGATTCTGATGACCCGCGCGTGATGAACGGCCTTGCTGAGTTCGTGTGCCGCGCAAACTACGGGCTGAGGAACGGGAACTTCGAGCTCGACATGAGGGACGGGGAAGTCCGCTACAAGATCTTCGTGGACTGCGACGGACAGCTTCCTTCGAGGGAGATCGTGAGGGGAAGCATCGTGATTCCGGCGATGATGTTCGAGAGGTACGCGCCCGGCATCCTTGATGTAATCTTCAAGGGGATGTCAGCGGAGGACGCAATCGCTCCGTGCGAGCGGTAAGACACAACAGAGAGCAAGGGCTTCCCTCAAGCGGGGAAGTCCTTTTTTGTGCGCTATAATTTCGCTCTGACTCCTTCGGGACGTTAATCATCACGTACTTGGCCGGAAGCGTCATCGCGTACGTGCAGGTTGTAGGGGCGGTTGTGTGCATGGTCGGGCTGTGGCTTATGGCCTGAAGAGTTGTCCCGGATAGAACAGGTACTCGAGCCAGCTGAGGGGCTTGACGTTCTTGTAGAGCTGGACGGTCAGGAACGGCAGCAGCTATTATAATATACTGAGTTATCACAGTAATCTTTTCAGGAGGAATCCAAGTTATCATGAAGAAGTTTTTAGCTGCAATGCTGGCGGTGCTGGTGATGTCAGGGTGTGCTTTCGCCGACGACGAAGCAGTCAGCCCCGACATCAAGCGCGACTCTCTGGGCAACATCGTCGACATGAAGACCGCCGACGGACTGAGAATAATTTACGTGGGGACGTTCAGGACGAACCCTGAGGCCAAGCCTGCCTCTCAGGACGAAGCCGCAGAGCCTGACGAGGGAATATTCTCCGTGTTCATGGTGAAGTCCGACAAGGACACGCCCCTTCAGCTCGACGTACGGGACGGGTTCGACACAAGAACTAACAAGTTCAGCTGGCGCAACAGCAAGCCGTGGGGCTACATCGCGGACATCGAGACCAACGGCACCCCGCGCGACATCCTCGAGACGTTCTGGATTCGCGTAACGTTCTGGCATGACCTGCCCTTCAAGTACGGAGCACGGCCGGTGATTGCGCGCATAGGCTTCGTGATTAACGGGCAGGAACTGAGCTTCAAGAGGATACGCCCGAAGGCATGGGAGGACTGGAAGAAGGTAGAGCCCAAGATTCTCGAGCTTGAGGAGAACGAAAAAGAGGGAGACTTCCAGCTCTCGGAGCTTGATGAAGCAGCAGGAAAGTAGGAATCAGCGGAAAGTTACTGCCCTGCTTTCAGGCCTTCTGCGGCAGGGTAACGCTTCCTCAGCTTCTCGTACACCACACGCGGGACAACATCCTTC
Coding sequences:
- a CDS encoding Glu/Leu/Phe/Val dehydrogenase; this encodes MIDEATGRRRSNNLILDTALRDFYSAADEMHLSEGLIQILSYPERRVDVSVPVEMDDGTVKVFQGFRVQHSTALGPSKGGIRYALDVTGQECEGLAMLMTWKCSLAGIPYGGGKGGICCDPTHMSRKEKERMSRTFGARIAPIIGRWSDVPAPDMYTGGQEMVWIMDTICKMLGHFEPAMLTGKPIDYWGAMGRTEATGRGLAACAFELMKIKGIDPTKMRAVVQGFGNVGSYAAKIMNDAGVKIVAISDTT
- a CDS encoding PaaI family thioesterase produces the protein MSTDIQDKSKALSVLRNDIESKTGFSFVKVEDGVAVSELDLQEFHFNPYGIPYGGVLFTMADDTAAIAFLSAGGNGVTVNAHVDYLRGSRDAQKLICTAKVRKAGRRIFYIDAGITNEKDEDLCRFKFVFLNIYD